In Euphorbia lathyris chromosome 9, ddEupLath1.1, whole genome shotgun sequence, the following are encoded in one genomic region:
- the LOC136205510 gene encoding DUF724 domain-containing protein 6-like, with the protein MGRIARRGPKAIPIIDKERKDKFRFLKVNAAVEVTSDEEGFRGAWYEAKVLNTYRKNKISVQYQSLLSDDYPDELLIEDVDISFIRPAPPPSAAKQIYEPYDVVDAFHRDGWWTGVVSKVDVRKRKKKLRRKYTVVFENPSEQWDFNGGLLRFHHVWMFGRWVRHPKKKEIPNIIPREEEEKEKGGGDALAREEGENEESADEDEDDEEEEEELACEEEEEEVLAREEEENEESAREEEENEESADADEEEEEELAREEDEEEEEEESAREEDEEEEESAREEEKEESADEDENEEEESKHVSVKGSRTSCNHGKERYYVRKSRKNSLEQSTSPITTSTSKKQKIPAPEIKETLPNSSNHLSPDECRAASMLINSTEQVTDSTITRDLQLAGSNSLNKGKNFVVPCRTECEEQSARVSLKGSSGADNHSEIKKSRKNPVEHSSPFCATSTNKKQKMPAPETKETLPNCSNELRTENSTDVLPSPDECQVTLMSLNSSERVTDNARTNGDGMAQSSKETERGLNAQVTGQQVPTAAGEDETNEDPIEVINVENYESLNQSANVEAESESAWTENLPFRKSSFLWKHFDSLEVFQILPQNPHFIPLLDCNEETREGAAIGHMWTFVSVVEKVTKLRIDDPMTLIHSYLKALDILESVGFDVKALVDCIEELLILKLKQEKLENQSKRYQSLVAECDENKVKLQQEISAIDKMMCELKEQRALKVLQMMKEDSTREFLQLEVSSIKDAMFGLEQKFKVKSTVPWRSY; encoded by the exons ATGGGAAGAATAGCACGGCGAGGTCCCAAAGCCATTCCGATAATCGACAAAGAGAGGAAAGATAAGTTCAGATTTCTAAAAGTCAATGCAGCAGTGGAGGTCACCAGCGACGAAGAAGGATTTAGAGGAGCTTGGTATGAAGCCAAGGTCCTTAATACTTATCGAAAAAACAAAATCTCAGTCCAATACCAGAGTTTACTATCTGATGATTATCCGGATGAGCTATTGATAGAGGACGTCGACATTTCTTTCATTAGGCCTGCTCCTCCGCCTTCTGCGGCTAAGCAGATTTATGAGCCGTACGACGTCGTCGACGCTTTTCACCGTGATGGATGGTGGACGGGAGTGGTTAGTAAAGTTGATGTTCGGAAGCGTAAGAAAAAATTGAGAAGAAAGTATACTGTGGTTTTTGAAAATCCGAGTGAACAGTGGGATTTTAATGGAGGTTTGTTGAGGTTTCACCATGTTTGGATGTTTGGAAGATGGGTTCGACACCCTAAAAAGAAG GAAATACCAAACATAATACCgcgggaagaagaagaaaaagaaaaaggaggaGGAGACGCATTAGCACGTGAAGAAGGAGAAAACGAAGAATCAGcggatgaagatgaagatgatgaagaagaagaagaagaattagcttgtgaagaagaagaagaagaagtattAGCacgtgaagaagaagaaaacgaaGAATCAGCgcgtgaagaagaagaaaacgaaGAATCAGCAGATGCAGacgaagaggaagaagaagaattagcacgtgaagaagacgaagaagaagaagaagaagaatcagcacgcgaagaagacgaagaagaagaagaatcagcacgtgaagaagaaaaagaagaatcagcagatgaagatgaaaatgaagaagaagaatcaaaACATGTTTCCGTTAAAGGTTCAAGGACGTCATGCAATCATGGCAAGGAGCGATATTATGTTAGGAAGTCAAGGAAAAATTCCTTAGAGCAGTCGACTTCTCCTATTACAACATCAACAAGTAAGAAGCAAAAGATTCCAGCACCTGAAATTAAGGAGACACTTCCAAACTCTTCCAACCATTTATCTCCTGATGAATGTCGTGCGGCTTCGATGCTAATTAACTCAACGGAACAAGTTACAGACAGTACAATTACTAGAGACCTGCAGTTGGCTGGATCTAACAGTCTGAACAAGGGAAAGAATTTT GTAGTACCGTGCAGAACAGAGTGCGAAGAACAATCAGCACGTGTTTCCTTGAAGGGTTCAAGCGGAGCTGACAATCATAGTGAAATTAAGAAGTCGAGGAAGAATCCGGTAGAGCATTCAAGCCCTTTTTGTGCAACATCAacaaataagaaacaaaagatGCCAGCACCTGAAACTAAGGAGACACTTCCAAACTGTTCCAACGAGCTCAGAACAGAGAACTCTACCGACGTTTTACCGTCTCCTGATGAATGTCAGGTGACTTTGATGTCATTGAATTCATCAGAACGAGTTACAGACAATGCAAGAACGAACGGAGATGGAATGGCACAGTCCTCAAAGGAGACGGAAAGAGGACTGAATGCTCAAGTTACAGGACAGCAGGTTCCTACTGCAG CTGGAGAAGACGAGACAAATGAAGATCCTATTGAAGTCATCAATGTAGAAAATTATGAAAGCCTTAACCAATCCGCAAATGTTGAAGCGGAGAGCGAATCTGCCTGGACCGAAAATCTGCCTTTCAGAAAGAGTTCGTTTCTGTGGAAACACTTTGATTCTCTAGAAGTTTTCCAAATCCTACCGCAGAACCCCCATTTTATTCCTTTATTGGATTGCAACGAGGAGACTCGCGAAGGAGCAGCTATCGGTCATATGTGGACCTTTGTTTCCGTCGTAGAGAAGGTAACCAAGTTGCGAATTGACGATCCAATGACCCTTATCCACAGCTATTTGAAAGCTCTTGATATTCTTGAATCGGTTGGATTTGATGTCAAGGCACTAGTAGATTGTATTGAAGAGTTGTTGATTCTCAAACTAAAGCAAGAAAAACTCGAGAATCAATCGAAAAGATATCAAAGTTTAGTTGCAGAATGTGATGAGAACAAAGTAAAACTACAAC